GGGCCGAGCGCTGTCCAGGGGCTGGACGTCTGAGCACGGTGCGGGGGGACCGCGGGTCAGGCGGTGCCCAGCCTAGACCTCTGCTGACCTCCCGTCACCCCCGGCGGGGTCTCTGCCCGTTGGAAACACGCGCAGGCAACGCGGAGTCCCTCTGTCCCCGGCCGCTCTCGCTAACTTTGTTCTAGCCCTACATATGTTTCCACTCAGGGACCCCCGATCCCTTGGGGAGCTGCATGAGGGGCGggcaggctggggagggggaTGAGGGGCGGAAGTGGCAAGACCCAGAGCAACAGGAAATGACTTAGGGAAAGTCCCAACCGCAGCCCCTCAACCCCCTGCCTAAAAACACCCCAGCCTGCAGGATGGGGGAGGGCTCTTGGGGCCCCACTGACTGACTTCCCCTTACAGAACCCTCCTGGCGCCGCGTCTCCACCCAGGCCGCCAACCATCTCCGAAGAGCCATGTTCCAGGCTGCCGGAGCCGCCCAGGCCACCCCCTCTCATGTAGGTGACCAGCCAGGTGGGAGGGATAAAGGGGGCAGGAGCAGCTTGTTTGCTTGGCACCCTCTGCCACCTCTCGAGTGCCCTGGGATCTGGGCTGGGTCACCGGAGGGCTGACCCCGCTCTGACTGCTCCTCTTCCCCAGGAAGCCAAAGGCAGCAGTGGCAGCAGCACGGTGCAGCGCTCCAAGGTAGGGGCCCAAGGGTGGGTGTGGGTGGAGGAAAGGGTGGGTGCTGATCAGGCTTCTTGCTGAGTGTACCCTACCCCACTCCACAGTCCTTTAGCTTACGGGCTCAGGTGAAGGAGACCTGTGCAGCCTGCCAGAAGACTGTGTACCCTATGGAGCGGCTGGTGGCAGACAAGCTCATTTTCCACAACTCTTGCTTCTGTTGCAAACACTGCCACGCCAAACTCAGGTGCGCCCCTGCCCTGCCCATTTAacttgccccccacccccatcctgccTTCCAGCCCTGACCTAGACTGACCCAGCTGTTCTCTGCTTCCGCAGCTTGGGCAGTTATGCTGCACTGCACGGTGAATTTTACTGCAAACCTCACTTTCAGCAGCTGTTTAAGAGCAAAGGCAACTACGATGAGGGGTTTGGCCGTAAACAGCACAAGGAGCTCTGGGCCCACAAGGAGGTGGACTCAGGCACCAAGACAGCCTGAGGCCCTCTAACATCCATCTCCTCCCCGCACATGGCCTACAGCTGGCCAGTGGGAAGGAGGTTGATCTGGGCTTGGGGGAGCGGGTGGGAAAGGATGAGGCTCCCTCAGGTAGGTTTCAGGCTTAGGGCTCCGCTCCAGGATTCCTTACTTTTCCCATAGGAGGTAGAGGTTTGGGAAGCAGAATTGGAATTTTCACCATACCGCTTCCTTCAGACCATCTCACCTCACCCCAAGGCTCCCTGGGATGCCCACAAGCCCAGCTTCCCTATTTAGGTGCCTTTTCTCCAGCAAGGAGTCAGCATGCCCTCCTCAGGGTCCCAAGCTCCCACACTGCCACCTGGGCCTTGTGCACCCCCCGTGTCTCCCCATCTACCTCTGCCCTTAGCCTGGTTCTGAGCCACAGAGattggaagaagaggaagagtgcCATCTGCTGGGCCTCTTATATATCACCTCACTGGTGGAGGAGGGGGCTGGGAAGAGGCAAGACACCCCCACAGCCTTGGGGTCTAGGGGCCCCTTGCTGGAGCCTCAGCTAACAGGGTCGGCAGTAGCTACGCTCCCCTCCTCTCCACTGCTGTGCTGTTCTGACTGTTGTGATCAACCCtgttttaaacatgtttaaacagATCTTGACTCTCTATTATGTGGCCTGATGGGGGAGCTTTGTGGCAGGTAGGATACAAACTTGTCACAGGGGTGGGAAAGGGGAGCTTCTGGCCTTGAAGGGGCTGGGTGATGGTTGTCCAATAAGCATTAGCTTGAAGAACTGGTCTCTGCCAACTCAGGATGTCAAACTGTCAAAACCTGGAACCCCAATGTGTACCCTTTTGAGTTGTGGGAGAGAAGCCAGGCCCCACTGATTCACATCCACACAACAGTTTCGAGATATTGTCTCACTTAGTATGGAGCCCTGACTGGGCTAGAActcagacatccgcctgcctctgttaaGCAcagaagtgctggggttaaaggtgtgcatcaccaccgcctgccTCACTGCAGTTCCTCAGAGGTGGAGTGGGGCCCAAAGCAGAACTTTACAAGCTGGCCAAGACTGCCTGTGACTGCCTTTCTGCTAGCTGGTCCCAGCTGTCCAGTTTCCTCCTAGTCCTTTGCCCTCGAAATTTGCAAGGAATGATGGGAATCCATAGACGAGCAAATGCCGCTAAGTTTCAGTGCTGCCACCTTTTCCTTCTCATGGCTGTCATCTTcccagagcctgtcctgggaagGGAAAGGTCACAACTGCTGTGCAGGGTCATCCAGGAACAAACTTGGCTACTCTAAGAGCATGCACACTGAGGGTGACGGCGCACAGCAGAGAAGCAAGGCAAGTGTAAAGACACTCCCTCTGCGCAAATCTCAGTGCCCCACGCCCTACTGCCCTGACTCCTGCAAACGGCCTGTGGGATAGATGGATTGGTGAGCAAGAGGGTAAGCAGACTGCCAGGGAATCCAGCCTCTGGTCTGCTGGCGGATGAACCACTGCGGATTGTTCCTTCAGGTAAACAGAGATGGGAATCATGAAGCAGTGGcagtgccgggcagtggtggtacacaacaCCCTTAGTCGCAGagccagggaggcagagccaggcagacctgagttcaaggccagcctatgaACTACACAAGCTGTGTAgctgagttcaggacagccagggctacacagcaacaccctatctccaaaactaaacagaaacagtGGCGGGGTTGGGCATggtgttcaggaggcagaggaaggtgaatatTTGTgaacttgagaccagcctggtctaagtagtgagctaaaaaaaaaacccaaaaacccatGTATTCAGATAAGGTGGACCAACAGTGCTGCCTCAGTTGAATGAGAGGCCACCTGGGCTAGCAATGACTTTGGCCAGGTCAGGCCAGGACCACACTTTTGGTCGCTATTTAAACTTGGTGTTAGGCATCCATCCCCACCCGACCCATCCCAGTACAAATTTCTACCAACCACCTTTAACCACAAGCATGGTCACAGGACCCTTCTGATATAAATGATCCCTTTTATTGTAAGTAATGCACTGGCCTGGCTTTGCACTGCAAGCCCTCAGTCAAGGTATAATCAAATAACTATGGCTGCAGGTTCTTCTGCACAATCCACAATtcagacacagacagagctgGGTGAGTGGGAGGACCAGGAGGATGGCAACATGCACCTGACCCAGGCCTGGTCCTTCCATGTGGGGCTGGCCAAAGCAGATAAACCCCATGGAATGTCAAACAATTGGTGGCATAACACTCTGCACGACAGGCAAGGGCTGCTTGAGACCGTCCTTCAGAACCTTCAGGCCCATCCTAGAGCCCTACAACTGCTCATCTGGatttattaataagaaaaaataaattaatggcTTGGCCCTGAGGATGCTGAACCAGCATGTCCACAGTTTTTGGCACAAAAAAaggggtcttttttttctttggagTGCAGGATTTGTTGGCTTACTTTTAAGTTCATTTTTAGAAACATTCCCTCTGAGGTAAGATACTCCCTTGTGGGGGGCTCTGTGAGATCCTGAACCTGGGACAAGCAGAGTCGTCTCATCAGACATCTTGTCAGCCCACCAAGCTCTGTTTCCTCTTGTGGTTTGGGGTTTGGATGGGGATAGGCTAAGGGGTGCTACAGCCATCAGGATGGGGTCAAGGAGAGGCCGAGTTGCCTTTTGGCAGCTTTGGTCTAGAAGAGGGGCCAGGTCCCCACCCTGGGCAAAGGCTAAGGTGGAAGCAGGACTTACTGGCTTCAGAGCAGTTAGAGGATGGCCTGACAGAGACccccaggaaaggaaagaaaacagagggtCCAGGCCCAATTGGCACCGTGCAACACACAAATCTGCAAAACCAGTTGCTTTcaatttctgttctctcttcagGAGTCCATCACCGGTAACAGTCTAGAATTGATATATATAAAAACCATCAAATATGGATCTGAGATATAAATTAACAAGTACAAGGCCTCACATTACATGATGTGAAAAGGCTAAAAACAGCGATAGAAACTACATTCATAAAAGTGCATCGTCAACATACAACGAAGGCTTTGGCTTGTTCTGTGCCCATGGGGAAGTGGGCATGGCTGGCAGAGCTGCCTGGCGCTAATCCCCAGCTCCCTAGAGATGCCCATCCCTGGGCACtggctttttttaatttttttttttaatgacaactCCTAAGAAATGGGAGTTGGGAGGGAGGAGCTGTAGCAATAGGCACAtttggaggggaaggaaggggctggAAGAAGGACCAGCACCCAGGCTGAGGTAAATATGGCCGATTCTAAGCTGCTCGGAGTCTTTCCCCAACCCCTGTTAGCATCCTCCCTTGTGGGAGGAACAAGGGATGGGGCTGAGAACACAACTGGGCAAGGCAGGCTAAGGAACAGAGCTGGTGGTTTTGGACAtggttggtggtggcacaaggGCTTTCCTTTCTACCCAAAGGAGTGGGCTCAGGCCTGACAGGTTTGAGATGCAGAGAGCCTGAGATAGCCCTCCGGATTTTCCTGAACTGCCCAATGGGGCCGGAGCCAGATGCTCTTATTTGTGTTGCCTACTTTCTCTGCTCCAGCGAGGGAACAGATGCCAGGCCAGAGGCCATGCCATCAGCTCTGCCCAGCCCGAAGCCCAAGCCCACGTGGGTCTCCAGAGCTCAGAGGCAAAGTCTCCAGTTTAGAAACTGGGAACAGCATAAGAGTGACTCCAACTTGTAAAACAGAGACAATTGCATTGACAAGACTGGGTTTCCCCAGTTACTGGAGGCAGCTCCATTTCTCAGGCCCTGCTTATGGGGGCAggctcctccttcccagaataagGCAGCATAACATTTGCTTCTTTCAATCTTTGGTAAAAGACAGGACTGGCAAAGCACACCTGGAGGCTCTAAGTGAGGGCAGCCCACACGTCCTACCTTGTGATGGCTGGGGAATGCTGGGCTTTACCTCAGGCTTGAGTGGGCTCATGCAGCCCAGAGATACTCTGATAATCTCCAAACATTGGGAGGAGAATCAAAATAACACTCTGAATGAAATAACACTATTCATACCCTTGAGTAAGTCCTCTGCCCCAGTCCCTCCTGGCTTCAGTGCTGACTGCAGTGTTAGGACACATTGAGGCCATGGCTGTCTTACATACGGTTCCCAGCCCCTTTCCTTCTGCATTGTGCTTAGGATGATGGAGCTCTTGGGTCTTATAGGCTGGGGTTCCCAGTCTCGATGCCACAGCTATCCCATCCTGGCTTTGAGTCCCAGTGACAGAAGGGGCACAAACAATGGCTGGACTGAAGCTCCACTGTCCTTAGCCttgcctggaagaagcagcaaCTTCACTGAGCCTGACAGCAGCCCCTGGCCTTCTCAGCAGGTGGCAGCTGGCAGCAGCATGGCCTTGAGAGCTCAGTATACGAGCTGTGCAAAGTGGTGTGTgagcagttcctcagctgagggtCTCTGACGAGCCTCCACAAAAATGCGCCTCAGGAAGTCCCTGCCGTGTTCTGAGATGTGAGAGGGCAGCTGAGGATTGGTCGGCTGGGTAGCAATCTTGAAAATGGCAGCCATAGCTTCATACTCTGCCCAAGGTGGTTTCTCTGTCAGCATCTCCACTACAGTACAGCCCAGGCTCCTGGAAGAGAGAACCTTATGTCATCTGTCAGCCACCCTACCATCTGTAAGGAAAGGAAGTATCATTCTCAGGTCACAGTGAAGGACAAACAGACCAAACAAAGGGTACTTACTGAGACTGCAAAGAGTACTGACAGACTCCAAGATAGCTATGTCGGCCTCCTTTTGGTGTAAATAGCTCTTATTTCCTTGCTTTTCCAGTTTCTGGGGGATGTCTGCATTTCTTCCTGTCTATGTCTTTCTAATGTGAGAGACTGAACCTAAGGCCTTGTGTGTATTTAGCATATTCAATATTATTAAGTGCTGGGTGGTCAtgggacacacctttaaatcccaggactcaggagcagttgcaggcagttctctgtgagttagaggccagcctggtttacaaagtaagttctaggatagccaaggctacacagagaaaccctgcctcaacacacacacacccccaaaccTACTGTGTATCTTGGCTTCTGGTCCCCCACTCGACTGTCCTTTGCCACATTTCCCACAACCCATTCTGACCTGCTTTTTTCTCTAAGGAGCTCATCACTACCCCAGGCCCACCAGGTAATTCAGGATAATGTCTCAGTTACAGAAGCCCTACTGCCATATAGATTACATTTATAGGTTTTGGCAGATAGGATTTAGACATCTTTGGACAACCCATGATAACTTTCCAAGGAGAAAAAGTTTTCATAACTCTTAAGCCCTTTATGAGAATGGACATAAAAATTAAGTGAATCAAATGCAAAGTCTACTCATATTAAGAGACAAATCTAGGTCTTCAGATTATATGCTGCTCTGTATGTGTTTCACATGCATTTGAGTGTGTCTGTATTggtgcatgcagaagccagagcaggGCAAATGTCTTCTCTGCCTTACTgccttgagacagtgtctctcactgaaacgGAAGCTTGCTTTTTCAGTTatactggctggccagaaagctcGCAGGATCCACCTGTGTTTGCCTCCCAATCCTGGAGTTACAAGCATGAGGAACCACGCCTAGCTTTTTCTGTGAAAGctagggacttgaactcaggtccttatacttGTATAGCAGGTATAACTATTAGGTCATCCCTAACCCCTGAACCtacctacctgcctgcctgccttcctccctcccttccttttctttcttttttttctttttctctctttcttttttgagaaatgaTTTCATTATGTTCCTGGTTGGCTTAGaaccactctgtagaccagactggccttgaactcatagctatctgcctacctctgcctctccagtgctgagattaaaggtgccacAACATCCAGCCCAAACCTTGCTTCTTAAAAGAGGTCCAGCAAATATGGATTTTGACCCTCATGACCTAAGTCCTTAGCCATAACCTTTTGTTGTTTGGGATAAAAATTCGTTCCATTTACCCCTCCCCAAGCCCCTGAATCTAAACCCTGGGTGTACCAGTCAGCAATAATAAGTCCTCAGTCCCCCTTTCTCACACTGTCAAGTTCACAAGTTCATGTCTGCTGTAGAGAACCTTCAGCTCAGGCAGGGAGATAGGTTCCCGGCACTCCCCAGTGCTCACCACACGTCTGCCTTCCTTCCGTAGCCCTCGCCGCTGATGACTTCAGGGCTCATCCAGTAGGGTGTGCCAGTGACAGAGCGCATGCCTGTCCCTGACATGCAGATGGTCTGTAGGCGTTTGCTGGCCCCAAAATCCCCAAGCTTCACATTCCCAGCTGAGTCTCGGAGAATATTGGCTCCTAAGGCACGAAAGGGCAGAGGCTACCACTTTGGACcctcttatatattttttttttatctcccctTCCAGGTGACTGAAGGCCAGGGCCACCACTGACTTAGACATAAGCTGCAAAGAAGCCTCACAGTATAAAAGAGATCACCCCCATGTCAAC
The Microtus pennsylvanicus isolate mMicPen1 chromosome 11, mMicPen1.hap1, whole genome shotgun sequence genome window above contains:
- the Limd2 gene encoding LIM domain-containing protein 2, which produces MFQAAGAAQATPSHEAKGSSGSSTVQRSKSFSLRAQVKETCAACQKTVYPMERLVADKLIFHNSCFCCKHCHAKLSLGSYAALHGEFYCKPHFQQLFKSKGNYDEGFGRKQHKELWAHKEVDSGTKTA